The nucleotide sequence TCGGGTTTGTAAAATCCTGCGACATGAGCGTCGGCGGTAAGCGGGGAACAAATCCAGATAGCGTTGGATTTATCTGCGTTCAATTTGCCGTAAGCTTCGTAACGGAGCGAAACTTCGGGGAGAGATTTTCCGCTTTCGAGGATAAAACCGTCTGGACCGAGGGGCAGTTTTTGATCGTGATATTCAACGGGTCCAATGCTATCTTTATGCAAATATTCACTCATACGCATAAATATAGTAAAGTTAGAAGCTAGGAGTTAAAAAATGCGTCGCAAAAATTTTTAGCGGATGACTAAAGCGGCGAGGGAAAGTTCTAAACCCATCCGGCTGTCGCAAATGCCGTTTTTAATTTCGCAGTCGAGTTCGCCTAAGCGTTTAATGACGCGGCACAAAAGAGGAATGGGCCAATTTAATGCTTTTCGCGGTTCGTTCAATTTATTTTCAAAAAGCCACGGATTCGCGCCGAGTTTTGCAGCGATTTCTTTCGCAGAAATTTTTCGGCTGAGCATTGTGTGAATGTGCAAAAGTCGCACTGCGTAAGCTTCGAGAGCGGCGACGATTTGAATGCCTTCGACGCCAGAATCCAAAAGTTCGCGGAGTTTTTTGGTGTAAGCAATCGGGTCGCGGTCACCGAAAGATTCGCGAATTTCGAAGGCGGCGATTTCCCTTTGCGGAGCAATCATCAATTTCGCTTGCTCCAAAGAAATGATTTTTCCTTCGGGATCGAGAAGAAGAATTTTTTTAATTTCGGAATCGATTAACGCTTGATTTGTTCCGAGAGCGTCGGCGATATATTCAGCGGCAAGCGGTTCTATGCGTCTGCCGAGATCGGTTTCGGTATGGAGCGTCACCCATTTCGCCATTTCATAATCGCGCGGCGATTTGCATTCTTTAACGGTTGCAATTCCCGAAAGAGCTTTATAAAGTTTGCTCGTCTTTAAAAGCTTTTCAAATTCAAGAAGTAAATTGGCGTCGGGTTTTGTCTTAAACCAATCTTCTAAGGCTGCAGAATCGCTCGCTTTTAACATTTCTGCATTGCGCAAAACGACGGATTGCTCCGTCGCAAAAAGCGAGCACGAATCACACGATTCAATAATCGCATCGGAAACCGATTGGACATTGGAATCGTTTGCAAAAATAATTTTGCGGGCAAGAGGATCGTCCTTGCGGTCGCCCAATGTTTTTTCAAGGAACTGCTCAATTAAGCGTTCCTTTTCAAATTCACTGTCGCCGATGAGGACGATAATCATTTATTGCACGTCCAAAATTTCAAAAAGATTTTTGCCTTTGGGCGTAATGACTTCTGCGATATCGCCTTTCTTTTTGCCGAGAAGCGCTTTTCCAATCGGACTTGTAAAACTGATTTTTCCGTTAATCGCGTCAACGCCTTCCGGAGAAACAATCATATAAGTGATTTGACGATTCGTCTTTTTATTCAAAAGTTTTACCGTCGCGCCGAATTTAATTTCGCCGCTTTTGCTCGCATCGTACTTGATGATGACAGCGCGTGCGACGCGGTCTTCCAAGTAGTTAATGCGGGATTCGATTTCGCCTTGGCGGTCTTTGGCTGCGTGATAAGCAAAGTTTTCGCTCAAATCACCTTGTGCGCGCGCTTCAGCGATTTCGTCGATGATTTTTGGACGTTCCACTTTTTTCAGTTGGTCCAATTCTTGTTTCAGTTGATCGTAGGTTTCTTGTGTTACAGGTATATTATCCATACCCAAAAAAGTATAAAATTTCAAAAAGAAACGCAGCGCTTTCTTCGAAAACTTTTGCGAAAAGCGGGAAAGTTTTGAAATGCGGAAAACGGATAACAAAAAATGCAAAACTTTCTACATTTTGAATGCCCGCGGAATTGGGTAAAGGAAGTTCAAATATGTTGACGATGCTGAAAGACGGTGGCGTTTGCTCGCCGAAAGGATTTACGGCTTGCGGTTTTACAGCTGGCATTAAAGCGAGCGGAAAACCGGATATGGCGCTTCTCAAAAGCGAACAAGCTGCGCGTTGCTTTGCAGTATTCACCACAAATAAAGTGAAAGCTGCGCCCGTTCTTTACGATAAATCGGTTTTGGAACATGCGCATTTTGCGTCGGCAGTTATCGTGAACAGCGGCAATGCAAATGCATGCACCGGCGAAAAAGGTTTTCGTGATAGTGCGCGTACCGCAGAACTTGTCGAAGATCAACTCGGGCTTGCGCCGAAGAGCGTTTTAGTTTGCAGCACCGGAGTCATCGGACATTTAATGCCGATGGACAAAGTGGAAAAAGCGATTCCGCATTTGATTCAAGGTTTGCACGAAAACGCTTCCGAAGAATTTGCGACAGCGATTCTTACAACAGACCGCGTCAAAAAATCTCTCGCCATTGAAATTGAAACGGCGAAAGGAAAAGTTACGGTGGGCGGTTGCTGCAAAGGCAGCGGCATGATTCATCCGAATATGGCGACGATGCTTGCGTTCATCACCACGGATCTCGGACTTCCGTTGGATTTCTTTGCCGAATTCCGCGCAGACATTTCGGATTCGTTTAATGCGATTACTGTCGATGGCGATATGAGTACAAATGATACATGCATTTTACTCGCCAACGGCGTCTCGGGAATTAAATATGAAGATCTTTCCATTAGCGAAAAAAGTGAATTCCGCGCTGCGTTAATGACTGTGATGAAAGAACTCGCAAAGAATATCGCCCGCGACGGCGAAGGCGCAACCAAGTTCATCGAAATTCGCATTGAAAAAGCAGAAAGTCATGCAGAATCCCTTAAAATGGCGCGCTTTATCGGAACAAGTAATTTGGCAAAGTGCGCGATGTTTGGCGAAGATCCAAACTGGGGGCGTATTCTTTCAAGCGCAGGATCGAGTGGCGTCAACATGATTGCAGACCAAACCGATCTTTACTTCGGCGATGTTCAAGTTCTCGCGGGCGGTCGTCCCTTAGAATGCGATCAGAAAAAATTGGAAGCCGTCGTGAAGCAACGCGAATACAAAGTCACTCTCGTTCTCAACATCGGCGAAGCCAGCGCTTCGGCATATACCTGCGATTTGAGTTACGAATACGTGAAAATCAACGCAGAATACACGACCTGATGTTCAATTTTTTGATTAGTGCGACTTGTCGCACTAATCATCTATGTCATATTTTTTTCAATTTCCCAGAATTTTTTTCATCGATAAAGGGAGCGTTAAAAATTTTTCTTCGAAATTTTTTTTGTTAAATCAATAATTTATGAGAAAAGACTTTTGTAGAATTTGATGAATAAAAAATGAAATTTTACAAACAAATTACATTCTAAACCTTGACACTTTTTCTGAATCAACTACATTACCGCCCGAACCTCCGAATAGGTGCGCATCCAAAAATTTTTTGGATGTGTTTTTTTTTCTAATCCTAAATGGAGGTCTCATGAATCAGTCTCAATCCAATCGCGATCACGACGGACTTTTTCGCTACGAATATAGCGAGCCGAAAAACGCAAAAGCTCTGCTGGACATTTGCCGGACAAGCAATCGAAATCTCGATGTGATGCTTGCGGATGTCAATCTCGACACACTGGAGCGCATTCCCGAAGGTTACAACGAGGTCGGAGAGCGCGGCGAAGCGGACGTCTGCTTCAAGGCAAAAATTTTCGGCGGAAAAGAAATCAACGTCGGAATCCTCATGGAACATAAGTCCAAAAGCGACAAAAAGGTTCTTGAGCAGATTGGAAGATACGCTATCAGGTTGATGAGAGACCGTGGTGCCGATATTTTTAGTTGGTTTCCGACCAAGGCGATTATCATTTATAACGGCCGTACAAGCTGGGATCCGCTTGCCGAATACCGCAAGAAGGAACGTGCCAAATTTAATGGCGCAGATCTTCCATACGAATGCGTTCTGGTAAACTTGGCCGATGTCAACGAAAACGCTTGCCTTTCTTCCAACACGCCCTCCGCAGCAATTGTCGCCATCGCTATGAAGTACGCCTTTAACCCAGAGGGATTTAAAGCGGCAATTCCAAAAGTTGAAGAATTGCTTCACCGTCTCCCAAACGATGAACAGGCAATTCTCATCGAAAAAATTGTATTATATTTAGGGGAGTACATCGGTGAGAAAACCGTGGAGGATCTTCAAATGGCATGGCAAAGTATTGGACAAAAATATGGCTTTGTAAGCGCCGGCGATGCACGTCGCGCCGCTGAAAAAGAAGGTCGCGCGAAAGGTCATCAAGAAGGCCGTGCTGAAGGACTTGCAGAAGGCCGTGCAGAAGGTCGCGCAGAAGGCCGTGCAGAAGGCATTCGGCAAGAAAAGTTTTCTCTTGCTAAAGGTTTCCGGGATGAAGGCGTACCTTTAAACATTATCGCCAAGCAAACGGGCCTCACTATTAATGAAATCAAAGCTTTGTAGAAAAAGGAACCATTCGTGAAGAGAGCTCCAAAAGTTATGTCCAACTTTTGGGGCTCATTTTATGAGCGTTAGAGAATTTCGACTTTAGAACAAATGATGTGTATTATGCTGGTGAAGATGCTGTTTATTGAACCTCAACACCAAAAGCCGATAACGAAAAATTTGCATGCCATTGAATTTTATTTTGAATCAGAAAAGATTTAGATGATTATGAAATTGGCCAAAGAGGAAAGCTTGACGGATTCGGATTTTTGAATTAAATGAGCTCGGCGATGAGCGCAAAAGTTTCTGCGCGGACGATTTTAACGGGAAGAGTTTTACTGGCGGGGAAGTTTCCCGATAGGGCGACGGGACGATAGGCGTTATCGCGGGCGATAGTTGTACCCGGACGCTGACCGTTTTTTTCGACGGTGACCATTTCGGTTTTCCCGATGAAACGACTGTTATTTTCTAATGCAATCTGCTGAAAGATGCGGGAGAGTTCCGCAGAGCGCGCATAGCGCTCCTCTTTCAAAACTCCGTTTTGAAAGGCGAAGGCAGGCGTGCCTTCGCGCGGAACAAAGCGGGTAATGTTACAAATGGACGGCCGCGTTCTCTTTACCAATTCGACGCTTGCGAGAAAATCTTCTTTCGTTTCTCCGGGAAAGGCGACGATAATATCGGTGCCAAGAGTCATCTCGGGAAAGTGCGTTTGAAAAGTTTCGGCGATGTGAAAATATTCTTTGACGGTATGGCGACGGTTCATCGCTTTTAAAATGCGGTCGCTTCCGCTTTGCACAGGAATGTGCACAAATTTATATAAATGGTCGTCGGAAAATGTTTCGAGAAGAGCGTCTAAATAACGCAGCACATGCCGCGGGTTTCCCATTCCCAAACGAATTTTATAATCGCCCGGAACGTGGACGAGAATATTTTGCAAAAGTTCGGCGAGATTTGTTTTCAAATCAAATCCGTAGCAACTCGTATCTTGACCGGTTAAAAAAATTTGCTTTGCGCCGGCTTCTACTTTGCGTTGCACGCGGCGAACAATGGACTCGGGAGAAGCGCTTCTTAAGATTCCTTTGACTAAATGCGTTGAACAATAACTGCACGCATCTAAACAGCCTTCTTCGATATTGACGAGGCCTATGCCAGAATGGCAAAATAAATTTTCGTCGTGTTGAGAAATTTCGGAATTTTCAAAAGTTAATTTGTCCAGGAATTCACGAAATGCGGATTCATTTTTGTGCGCATCTTTTGGCCCGAAACAAAAATCGGGATATAAACGCAACAGTTCGCGTTTTAAATCTTCGGTCGCGCAGCCGGTCACCCAAACAGGAATGGTGGGAAATGCGCTTCGAATTTTTTTTGCGAGTTTCGTTGCTGAAGAAATTCCTTTGACGGTGCACGAATTTAAAACAATCGCATTTGGCGTTTCGGAGGGCATTTCAAATTGGACGGCGAATCCCTCTTGGGCGAAGCGTTCCCCGATCTTTTCTCCGTCCCCAAAGTTCGCCGCACAGCCTTCGCTGAGAATGGCTACTGTTCGCTGTGAACGCATTGGAGAGATGTCCCCGGGTAGTAGGCTTGCAGAATTTCCTGGAAACTTTGGCCGGCTTTTGCGCGTGCGCGTGCGCCCATTTGGCACATCCCGATTCCGTGTCCAAAACCCGATCCGTCGAGTACCCAAACTTTTCCATTCTTTTCGATTTTAAATTTGGAAGACGGTAAAATTTTTGAACCTTCTTTGAAGAGTTGACGAATGCGGTCGCCGTTTGCGGTGAAGATTCCTTTGTCGGTTAAAACTTCTAATTGATTGACGCGGCGTCCCGGAAATTCCGATTGCACTTCGATTTGTTGAATTTTGCTAAAGTCAGAATTTCCGCTGGCTTTGGCCGCTTTGAAATTCTTCTTAAACATCGTCACCAATTCTTTTTCGCTGTAAACTTTTTTCCACGAAGAGTATGAACTTGCGCTGCACCAAGCGGAATCGGTGTTTTTCATATCGCTTTGACTTTTGAGATAGCTGACGGGAGCAAGTCCCCAAACTTCAACGCCGTCGGTGTAGCCGCCGCAAGTGGAATGATAATACGCTTCGATAAATTCGCCGTTATTGGTGAGCACAATTCCTGCGGTCGAATCAATTGCAGCACTTGGTAATTCGGCTTCGCTTGCGCATCCGTTATACACTTGATCTTGTACGGTGGCAAATACATCGAAACCGAGAGAAATGCGGGAATTAAAATGATGATAAGCGTAAGTGCGCGCTGCAACCGCTTGCACTTTTAATGCTTCAAACATACTCGCGTCGAGTTTTCCAATTTCGTTTGGAACGACGCCTTTCAAATAATCTTCAATCGGGAGAATGTTGATGACGTTTAATTTTTTCGCCGAATTGACGACGAGAATTTTTCCGCGGTATTCTTTGCCGTCGACAGAAATCCGAGAACTTTCGCCGGGGAAAATCCAAACAGAATCGGCTTTATCCGAGCCCGCTGAAACGCGGGAACCGTTCGCCGAAATTTTTAATGCGCCCGATTTTTCGGAGCCGTCATCATTTTCATGAAAAGCGATGCGGTAATTTTTGCCCGAAATTTCGGTCTTTGAAACGCCGACTTGAATGCCGACGCGAAAATCGCGAGAAAGTTCTGCGGCTAACGCCATCGTCGGAATATTTTTGGGAGTACTCGAAAGAACAGGCGCAGGTTCTACCGGTTTAAAATTGGAAGAATCCGAAACAGAAGAATCCTTCGGAGCCACCGCTGGCGCGACGGCAACAAAGGGAACGCTTGCTGCAGAATCTTTCGAAAGTGAAT is from Hallerella porci and encodes:
- the argJ gene encoding bifunctional glutamate N-acetyltransferase/amino-acid acetyltransferase ArgJ; the encoded protein is MLTMLKDGGVCSPKGFTACGFTAGIKASGKPDMALLKSEQAARCFAVFTTNKVKAAPVLYDKSVLEHAHFASAVIVNSGNANACTGEKGFRDSARTAELVEDQLGLAPKSVLVCSTGVIGHLMPMDKVEKAIPHLIQGLHENASEEFATAILTTDRVKKSLAIEIETAKGKVTVGGCCKGSGMIHPNMATMLAFITTDLGLPLDFFAEFRADISDSFNAITVDGDMSTNDTCILLANGVSGIKYEDLSISEKSEFRAALMTVMKELAKNIARDGEGATKFIEIRIEKAESHAESLKMARFIGTSNLAKCAMFGEDPNWGRILSSAGSSGVNMIADQTDLYFGDVQVLAGGRPLECDQKKLEAVVKQREYKVTLVLNIGEASASAYTCDLSYEYVKINAEYTT
- a CDS encoding Rpn family recombination-promoting nuclease/putative transposase, coding for MNQSQSNRDHDGLFRYEYSEPKNAKALLDICRTSNRNLDVMLADVNLDTLERIPEGYNEVGERGEADVCFKAKIFGGKEINVGILMEHKSKSDKKVLEQIGRYAIRLMRDRGADIFSWFPTKAIIIYNGRTSWDPLAEYRKKERAKFNGADLPYECVLVNLADVNENACLSSNTPSAAIVAIAMKYAFNPEGFKAAIPKVEELLHRLPNDEQAILIEKIVLYLGEYIGEKTVEDLQMAWQSIGQKYGFVSAGDARRAAEKEGRAKGHQEGRAEGLAEGRAEGRAEGRAEGIRQEKFSLAKGFRDEGVPLNIIAKQTGLTINEIKAL
- a CDS encoding SpoIID/LytB domain-containing protein; the encoded protein is MMRFPLLFLAAGLVSCAPLPPLVTDPPSETPAENSQKKIASADSLSKDSAASVPFVAVAPAVAPKDSSVSDSSNFKPVEPAPVLSSTPKNIPTMALAAELSRDFRVGIQVGVSKTEISGKNYRIAFHENDDGSEKSGALKISANGSRVSAGSDKADSVWIFPGESSRISVDGKEYRGKILVVNSAKKLNVINILPIEDYLKGVVPNEIGKLDASMFEALKVQAVAARTYAYHHFNSRISLGFDVFATVQDQVYNGCASEAELPSAAIDSTAGIVLTNNGEFIEAYYHSTCGGYTDGVEVWGLAPVSYLKSQSDMKNTDSAWCSASSYSSWKKVYSEKELVTMFKKNFKAAKASGNSDFSKIQQIEVQSEFPGRRVNQLEVLTDKGIFTANGDRIRQLFKEGSKILPSSKFKIEKNGKVWVLDGSGFGHGIGMCQMGARARAKAGQSFQEILQAYYPGTSLQCVHSEQ
- the greA gene encoding transcription elongation factor GreA; the protein is MDNIPVTQETYDQLKQELDQLKKVERPKIIDEIAEARAQGDLSENFAYHAAKDRQGEIESRINYLEDRVARAVIIKYDASKSGEIKFGATVKLLNKKTNRQITYMIVSPEGVDAINGKISFTSPIGKALLGKKKGDIAEVITPKGKNLFEILDVQ
- the holA gene encoding DNA polymerase III subunit delta, yielding MIIVLIGDSEFEKERLIEQFLEKTLGDRKDDPLARKIIFANDSNVQSVSDAIIESCDSCSLFATEQSVVLRNAEMLKASDSAALEDWFKTKPDANLLLEFEKLLKTSKLYKALSGIATVKECKSPRDYEMAKWVTLHTETDLGRRIEPLAAEYIADALGTNQALIDSEIKKILLLDPEGKIISLEQAKLMIAPQREIAAFEIRESFGDRDPIAYTKKLRELLDSGVEGIQIVAALEAYAVRLLHIHTMLSRKISAKEIAAKLGANPWLFENKLNEPRKALNWPIPLLCRVIKRLGELDCEIKNGICDSRMGLELSLAALVIR
- a CDS encoding tRNA (N(6)-L-threonylcarbamoyladenosine(37)-C(2))-methylthiotransferase is translated as MRSQRTVAILSEGCAANFGDGEKIGERFAQEGFAVQFEMPSETPNAIVLNSCTVKGISSATKLAKKIRSAFPTIPVWVTGCATEDLKRELLRLYPDFCFGPKDAHKNESAFREFLDKLTFENSEISQHDENLFCHSGIGLVNIEEGCLDACSYCSTHLVKGILRSASPESIVRRVQRKVEAGAKQIFLTGQDTSCYGFDLKTNLAELLQNILVHVPGDYKIRLGMGNPRHVLRYLDALLETFSDDHLYKFVHIPVQSGSDRILKAMNRRHTVKEYFHIAETFQTHFPEMTLGTDIIVAFPGETKEDFLASVELVKRTRPSICNITRFVPREGTPAFAFQNGVLKEERYARSAELSRIFQQIALENNSRFIGKTEMVTVEKNGQRPGTTIARDNAYRPVALSGNFPASKTLPVKIVRAETFALIAELI